A single Entelurus aequoreus isolate RoL-2023_Sb linkage group LG11, RoL_Eaeq_v1.1, whole genome shotgun sequence DNA region contains:
- the LOC133660583 gene encoding transient receptor potential cation channel subfamily V member 6-like: protein MALCLVLGWSNVMFFARGFEMLGPYVIMIQKIIFGDLTKFMWLSFIVLLGFSTSLWMVYMTQDPESLPAYRSFPITLFSQFELSVGLIDLPVDHSFATPPIVHVLHCAFSVVSYILLLNLLIAMMSDTHWRVAQERDELWRTQVVATTLMLERRLPRCLWPRLGVCGLSYGLKERWYLRVEDRNDPMMQKMRRYIKVFSREEEKDQEEAQKPEPKPKPKVRPQNRRCLSGWQMIRQSALGLKKQLEEDELEVF, encoded by the exons ATGGCCTTGTGTTTGGTGCTGGGCTGGAGCAACGTCATGTTCTTCGCCCGCGGCTTTGAGATGCTGGGCCCGTACGTCATCATGATACAGAAG ATTATATTCGGAGATCTGACCAAGTTCATGTGGCTGAGCTTCATAGTTCTGCTGGGCTTTTCAACCT CCCTGTGGATGGTGTACATGACCCAGGATCCGGAGTCCCTCCCGGCGTATCGCTCCTTCCCCATCACGCTCTTCTCCCAGTTTGAGCTCAGCGTGGGCCTCATCGACCTGCCGGTGGACCACTCCTTCGCCACGCCCCCCATCGTCCACGTGCTGCACTGCGCCTTCTCCGTGGTGTCCTACATCCTCCTGCTCAACCTGCTGATCGCCATGATGAGCGACACCCACTGGCGGGTGGCCCAGGAGAGAGACGAGCTGTGGCGGACTCAG GTGGTGGCGACGACGCTgatgctggagaggaggctgccCCGCTGCCTTTGGCCCCGACTCGGAGTGTGCGGGCTCAGCTACGGTCTCAAAGAGCGCTGGTACCTCCG GGTGGAGGACAGGAACGATCCCATGATGCAGAAGATGCGGCGATACATCAAAGTGTTTTCCAGGGAGGAGGAAAAGGACCAGGAAGAGGCGCAGAAACCCGAGCCCAAGCCCAAGCCCAAGGTCAGACCCCAGAACAGGCGATGCCTGTCGGGCTGGCAGATGATTCGTCAGAGCGCTTTGGGTTTGAAAAAGCAGCTGGAGGAGGACGAGCTGGAGGTCTTCTGA